One stretch of Actinacidiphila sp. DG2A-62 DNA includes these proteins:
- a CDS encoding roadblock/LC7 domain-containing protein translates to MSERETGETAWVLDPILEVPHVEAAVLLTGDGLVSASSQALSPAAAERTAAIVSTVQGACRTAAAAFADAEDAQVRQVVIESEHGYILVAPAADGTCVAAFGAPEVRLDLLAHRVHSQVARLGEKATAAGVRGAGA, encoded by the coding sequence ATGAGCGAGCGCGAGACCGGGGAGACCGCGTGGGTGCTCGATCCGATCCTTGAGGTCCCGCATGTGGAGGCCGCCGTGCTGCTCACCGGCGACGGCCTGGTCTCGGCCTCCTCCCAGGCGCTGTCGCCGGCCGCGGCCGAGCGCACCGCGGCCATCGTCAGCACCGTGCAGGGCGCCTGCCGGACCGCCGCCGCGGCCTTCGCCGACGCCGAGGACGCGCAGGTGCGGCAGGTGGTGATCGAGTCGGAGCACGGCTACATCCTGGTCGCGCCGGCCGCGGACGGCACCTGCGTCGCGGCCTTCGGCGCTCCCGAGGTCCGACTCGACCTGCTGGCCCACCGGGTGCACTCGCAGGTCGCCAGGCTCGGCGAGAAGGCGACGGCCGCGGGGGTCCGCGGCGCCGGGGCATGA